In Ananas comosus cultivar F153 linkage group 7, ASM154086v1, whole genome shotgun sequence, the sequence CTATTTGCTTACAGCAAAGGAAAAAACAACCAAAATGATGTAAACAATGGATCATAATGACATCGGAGAAATTGAGCTAGTAATTTACCTGACCTGGCTTTAGGAACATGTCCCAACTAGTTCGCGCGGTGCTAAGCTTGCTCTCACCACCGTAGCCCTCTATGACTGTAGATTTTTTAAGCTTACCCTTCGACTGCTCTCGGAAAGCAAACATAACACAATCGAAAGTGAAattcaaaataagataaagaATAATTTCAAAGGGGTCTTAGTTCTTTCAAATGGCGATTTAAGAGGGTGTAATTTGCTGATGCATGGTAGTAGTAAAATGGTAATATTACTACATAGATTTTCCTGAGATATCTAGTATAAATAGTTGGGTAGTTTGTGGGTATGCTGATATGTAATCATTGAAATCTTATGAAAAATTTAGCAATATAAAAGGGAACTTTTCTACCAGGGAGATGAGGTGATCGCATTCCTCGTCGGAGAGAAAGCCCTCATAGAGAAAAATCCTGCACCAAAATGGCAAATGAATTATCAACTTACATAAAGTGCGAAACGAAAAAATGCGTGGAGAGGGTTAAATTAGGTGATCTTTTAGTTGTTAAACTTTCCAATTTAAGTTCTGAAGTAAGCCTACAATATGAATTACGCAAATCGGAAGCCCAAGCTTaagatttcttctttttttttctttttgactgTAAGATGCAAGGTGATTTCATATGTCATTCATGTAATCAATCCAAATTAGCCCGAAAGAGATATAGATCGatagtagatagatagatacagAATAAATCTTCTAAGTAATACAGCTTAATTTCAACCAAAATAGGATTACTTTTTGCATATCCGGGGTCATCTTTATTCTTTTGATTCTGAGCataagcttttctttttttgataatACTGTAAAAATGCCTTTTGCCAGAGTATAAGAAAAAAGATACAGAGGTATGATGGAAAAAAGGTTTGTAATGCAAGTTTTTGCTTACAAATTACAAACAATTAGCAAATAAGGCTTTTGCTTGGCCTATTTACTGGGAGATTTTTTAGCTATGTTCTATGTACCACCAATCGACACTTTCGTCAAAATCTATTGAAATATATTGAATGCCAATTTAGTTTTTAGCTGAGCCTTTTAACTGATGGTTTTGTCAATTTTGCGGCAAAATACGGAAGCAAATGAACAATCAAACTTATCTAACCTTGGTTGCCATGAGAGTTGGGTGATAGATCTTGGATCTATGACATTGTTATCCCTTCTTTCACCAATGCCAATCCTAAAGGTAATTGAATATCCACAGATAAAGAAGATAAAGTGTTAAAGATGTATATTATAAAAGAGCAACACAAAGAGAGGTATTGTAACATACACCAAATTGACTCCTATTCCTTCAAACAGTTTAAGCCTGAGAGGAGTTGGTGGCAGAGAGAAGAacagaaggaagagaaagatggaaGGGAGAAGAGAAAGTTTGAAACCCATTTTTGATTAATTAGAAGAGGAGGGTACATCACAAAGGAGAcaattaagttttatttttttttttctacattatcTTCCTAATTAATGCCATTTAGAAGGTTAAAGAGCTACTAGGAGGTTTTAAATGAGTTCCTTTAATTCTTTAATTGTGGTATCATTAACTCCATCAATAAAAGCAAACAGGAAATTTCTTATATGAAAAGTTGATGCTGTATTcttagttttatattttcaacatATGATTCTGCATGTGAGTATTTTGTATGTGGAAATTGAATTGCACATTGGCCCAAGTCACACACATTCTTATGATTGCTTATTTCTTCTGGAATCTTAAGATTGAGacattatttttaagaaaaagggaCCTGCTGTTGACTCCATTGTGAATATGTTTTCAGACACATTAATGCTACTGTATATCAACTCCCTCTGTCTTACTAAGTTCTTGGTTAGTTTGTTAGTCAGTTTCAAAGGCAGCAACAATTAACATTCCATTGGTTCAAATTGCTGGAAATGTGTGGGAACAATAAGAACTCTTCCACATTAGCAGCAAAAAGAACCACAAGAAACCTCATGCATGACACAATATGCGAAGATCAGATGAaacagggttttttttttttttttctaccagtGCCCGGTATGGATTGGAGACATTTAACTGTAAAATCGATGGTTACCATTTGTTTTAACGCTGCAAATTGTTCTGCAAATTAACTCAGGTTTTATTGTTGCTAGATACAAGTGACGCGGCGGAACAAAAAGCTTAGCCAGCTCCTGCAATGGAACTGTACATATTCCTGGTAAACAATATAACAAAATATCTCTCTTTTTCTGAGAAAAACATTTAAGAGTTTTATCAAAACAACCTGCTTATGGCTAACGAAAGATTCGTCTTTCACCGACCAATTTGTAGAGAACAAAGGAAGCAACAAACCAGAAGTTGACCACATTAGTAGTTTTCCGTTTTCAAGAAAGCAATCAAACTTAACATGAATGTTCGAGAAAGATAACAACATTTGATTTGTAACAACTCTTCAAATCATATAATGCTTCCTTTTAACCTAACCCTTCCAAGGAGATTGATGAAGAAAGGATATACTATAAGCATCAGAAGATCATGCTTATCAGGTGTCAGAGCCGTCTGCACTATCATCGCATGGAATTCTTGACTGGATAATAACTCGGGCTCCCGACATAAGCCTGCAGGAGAAAAGAACGAATGGCAACACCCTATCAAGATGTGTACACTGtattaaaatataacaaaagtGTTTATTAGGCCTAGCATCTAAAACAGCTTCTTTACTCCAAAAAGTTGAAGATACAAGTAATCAGCCACCTGGCTCTTGAAGAACCAAGAACTTTTGCTGTAGCTAAAATGATCTTTTGGATTCGAAAAGCAGactcaaatttgaaatatatgcTTCTGGTACAGCACGAAGTTGGTTAGGAGATTCAACAAAGTGTTGTTAGTACTTCTTCGAACATCTCTGCTTAAACAACAATTCTTTGAAGCCAAAGAATGGACTTAACTTTCCTCGATCCTGATAagcttctccttttcttctttcaagGATTCTAACCTCATGGATGATCCATGAACGGAGGCAGCATGAGTGATACTTCTGCTGCTTTCTCCTATTGAGGAGCGGTCACACTCGGGCCCAACAGACGAGCACCTCGGGCAATCGGAAATAGGAGaagtaattttttcatttttgggcTGCTTTGGAGGTGTAAGTTTGATAGCTCGAGGGAGGCATCTTGTAACTGATGTGTCCTCAATCTCTTCCCCGTGCCTTCTGGACTCCAATTTGCACTTCCTGCACTTTCTGTATGTATTAACTGTTAATATGTAACAGAGCACCTCAAAGAAGTTTAAAAAGATAGAGAACATGGCAATAGGAGTGACACAGTAAATAAGAGATCTGTAAAGGACACACAAAAAGGAAGAAACACTGAAGAACAACTTCAGCATAATAAATGATTATCCTTTAAATGATGCTTAGGAGAATACTAGCGTCGGCACTTATCAGTACAATCGTGGCAAGCATTTAGTTAATTGCATTATTCTCTAAATTAGAACATGGGCACTTCATGAACCAACTCGATTTACGCTCATAACGATGAAGCATCCAAATCTGCATAAATTGCAATCATAGTAGAGCTACGTGAGGAAGCACGAATAGCTTTCTCATTAGAATTTTACTGCAGCTTCCCACTGCAGAACAAGCAGAAGTTTTAAACTGAAGCTTCTGTTTGTTACCCAAAAGTTCATTTTAGCTTCTACCACAGCAAAATTTCCAGCCTAGTTATCAACCAAACACCCAGTTTCTGAATGCTTGTGCCTTCCAGATTAGAGAAGCCATTCTCAAAACCAGGCAGAACTAGCAAAAAATTACAGTGTTATGTGGTACTACATATTCAGATAGGCAAAGAGTAAGACCTTACTGAGTGAGCGGCAAATGTAGGACGTAATATGATATAAAGACGAGGCTCACCTTTCGGCATTGTAGGAGGAAGATCGTTTCAGAACGGGCATCCTTTCCCCTATATCCTCCCGATGCTTCTTAGTTTCAATCAAGCTACCACTAAAATACTCCTTATCTTCCAATTTCAATCCCATTAATCTTGGATCTTTCGAAAGGCAATCAAGCTCTCCAAGCATACTCGAGCGAGCAAATACCGATGATTGGAACTTCATGTGCGAGAAACTTGGCTGGTAATTTGAGACGATACCATAGCTTTCGTGATCCTTCACGGTGAAAGACCCGCAAGTGATCAGCTGCATTAAGATATTACCAGGCTTCATCTTTGGCCCGGTGGGAATTAGCACTTCCTCCTCTTTGAGTCTTCTAAAGATGTTCTTGTTTCTAGCATCCGCCCTAAGCAAAGACTCTAAAGTCTCTGACCTGCTACCATTCGAAAGTCGAGCATGATTATTGATAGAATCAAGAGTCGTCGAGCCATTGTCAGTAGAAACAACCGTAGTGAGATTCTCGTTCTCCTTATCGTGGtgatcactttttttattttcgtcaTCAGTTTGAGTTGCTGCGTCCGAAGAACCAATTGGCCTGTATACTCTATACTCCGCCGAACCCGAAGAGACGTACTCTTGAGACgacacttcttcttcttcttcttcctcctctttttcaTCTTCTTGAGGAGAAGGCGGAGGGTTGGATTCTCTAACGACAACAgtaggaggagaggaggaagcaAAAGGAGCTTCTTTGGATCTAGAAAATTTGGGTGATTCTTGCTGGGGGGGTTGCTTTGGGTTTTTCAGTTTTGGGTTCCCGTTGTTTGGATGAATCCGATCTAAACGAACATGAAACGAAAGAAAACACATTTGGATTGTTTAGCTCCAAACCTCTCTTCCTTATTACTATCAACATTGAATCAAAGGGAACAACACATGTTACTTTACACAATTTTTGGATTACCTGAAGAGGGTTGATCTAAGAGTTCAGAACCTTTGAGAACATACTCATCTCCGTTGGCGGGGAGGACGAGATCGTCGTGGGAGAGATCGTGCCACACGAATCCGTTCTTGTAGCTCCTGCATTGATCAAATTCATCGTTTTCACACCCAAAACACCATAAAAAAGGGATTTTTATCATTTGGGCGCTCTCCATTTTACCTCTTGCACGACCACGAATACATGGTGGGCATTCCCTTTCCCCTCACCAAATTAAGGCGATTAATCACAtctaaaaaaaccaaaaacaaaaaaaaaaaaaaaacaatcgaGATAACAAGACAACAATCTCTAATCCGCATTTCAAAACTATGAAGAGCCAAACAATTCGATCCCCACAAACCTCTGAGATACAACCCTTCAGGGGAGGAGAGGGGCACCTCAATGAAATGCGGGTGCTCGATGCGTCGATTCCGACACAAGTAATACACAACGgggatcttcttcttcttcttcttcttcttcttctcctcctcctcctcctcgggcGCTTCCATTTCCCGTCTCAAAAATCTCAAAACCCTGATGCAATGGGACGAGGAATGGCGAATAAGGGTGGAGAGAGGAAGCAGAGTGTTGTAGTACTGCTACTGCcactgctactgctgctgctgctgctgctactactttGCCGTGGAAAAAGGGGAATTAGAAGgagtatattaaattaaattcaattgattGAGGGGGGAGTGGGGAGTGGGGGGGAGGAGAGTACGGTTTCGTTGGAGGGAGTGGGGGAAGCATTGAATTGCTGCTTACGGGCaaagggagaaagagaaggaggtGGGTGGGAGTGGATCGAGAATGCCACAAAACATTGCCTGCACCGGATGTTTATAAGTACGTCTCCAGACTCCAATACacaaaaaaagtctaaaatagaTCAGTTATATTGCTGGTAAGATATTCctaatcaatcaaattatttctcTCGTATTCGCCCATCCAAtcatgattattaaaaaaaaaaacttttattatacTTCCCTTTCGAAAAGAGAGATATGATTTGCTAATTATTGATGatatagtataaattttatatggtAGATGTATCTCTAGGCATATTAAGTGAGCCAACTTAGCTATACGCCCGGTGCTTATGGCCTTCATTTTTTTCCCATCAGCCATGCCAGCTCAGTTgacttgtgttttttttttcaattgtatttttttttctcagttgTAATCCTATTTCTCAGTTGTAATTCTATTTTTCCGAGGCCAAGAGTCAAGTCCTGTAGCTAAATTCATctgctaaatgaatgaagcgggtagcgtgctatctttctctcaaaaaataaaataaaataaaataaaatattttttgtatatgccAATTTACAGGATTTATCGTGTGTCATTTTCTCAATTCTTGATCGTTAGCAGTTTGCGAATTTATGCATCAGGACGGTTTAGCTGGCTTAACATGTGGGTGACCGACAAACACTTTTTGTCAAAAAAGTATTAGCCGTGTAACAAGTGCAAACTATACAATGAAAAAAgtgagtgtaaattttatactctatcaATCCAACggctaatatatatttttaatattaaaaattgaaaagagTGTTCAATTAGAAAGATAAAGACTTTAAAACAAAATTCTATGGTGAattgtttaaaaagaaaaaggtgaattgtttttatctttccttgacttctaaattattttaaaaatatcttagaagtaaactaactaatcataataataagaaatttgtatttatacaagtttatcaagaattaatatttaaaacaaaaaaaattaaaggcaaCGATGCCTGACTTGGCCTAaaataaacttcaatttttccGTGTTGGTTtagtgcatttttattttatcattttatgatTTCAAAATTGTATTTAAAtactttgtgattttatttttattttacagtacGTATCTAGCATTTCAAAATatggtaaaataatatttttttttgcaaacaaCAAGATAGTACAAATAGTACtttattattctttaatctACACTTTTATCATTTGTTATTTGCAATATTATCCTATTTTTTAACACTAAATCCTTCCagtaaactaaaaataaaacctcagagttattaaataaaatttatttaaggcATAGGATGGCAAAGTGAATATGCgctaaactacaaaaaaaaaaaaaaaaaaaaaaaaaaaaaaaaaaaaaaaaaaaaaaaaaaaaaaaaaaaaaaattgaaagcttatccaaaatttaaatcgATGATGTgcccaaaaaaattcaaaagggctgcatataaaaggaaaaaaaaaaactaaattttggacATTAATTTCTTGCAAATTGAAccataatcatttttttttaattgtcgATTATTGAGACTATTTGACactttaataatatattatttagtgGAAGACCTTTTAATATATGACACGAAGTGTATCTACCTAAttgattttataaaaaacttcaaatatcatttctgttttttcgtattttttttattttagtactatatggtttaaagtgtatcaatttagtatcccgtggtttcgtttttctctttttattattccatttattatttttttttttgctaaatcagtgacaaagttaaaagtaaaatgtactaaagtgaatattcgataaacctagatggggtatctgaagtttttttatatataatttaacaaaatattaacgaaaaagctgtcgaaaagaaaaaaataaaattgatatactttaaccacagaatattaaaatgagaaaatatgaaaccatggctgtggtatttgaagtttacccttgattttaattaattttgagacACTCACACCTATCATGCAAAATTAAGTGTGGTGCATGAGGTGTACggatacaccgggtgcaggaaATAATTTTCCCTGCAATAGGGAGGAGGAGCAGCGCGAGATCGTGGCGTTTGCGCGCTTTCCACGCTACATTAAAGGGGCCTGCAAAAAGATGGTAATAAGGTAAAAATGCACAGGGACTCCCTCAACTATAACAAATTCTCTAACAACTCCCTCAACTAtaaatttttgggaaaacttcaaaaccctcccctgtggtttcgtagtttctcactttgcccccctgtgatttaaaatgtatcaatttgctcccctgtggtttcttttttctctttttcttatcaatttcattatttttttttcttaaatcagtgataaagttaaaattaaagggtactaaagtgaatatttgataaatctagattggtatctgaagtttttttgtatataatttaatgaaatattaacgaaaaagctaccgaaaagataaaaacgaaaccacagggggggcaaattgatacactttaaaccacaggggggcaaagtaagaaactacgaaaccacaggagggtttttgaagtttttcctaaattttttttaaaaattgagattttttttttttggaattgactgaatttaaccaaataaaattgtatattaaaaattaattaatactattatagagagagagagagagagagagagaataagactAGGTTGAATCAATTTCTAATAGATAATTAAGCCATAAAAATAtgccaattaaaaaaaaaattaaggttgAGGGGTCCATTTGagaatagttgagggggtttccaGACATATTTACGTACCTTTAAAATATCGGTGCGTTCCGTACGAGTAGTTATATGCGTgtaaaggaggagaagaggatgaAGACACGGAGGAGACACAGTTTCCGTTACAGTAAAGTAGTCGACAACGACTGGAGATTGCGTAGAATTACGAGGACTTcaatttaatgataaaaaaattttaaaaaaaataatattattactatacatatatatttatatatatttcatatcaaaatatatttcGTAGAAAACCCCGCCAAGGAACACTATAGTTTGGTTTTAAATTTgtctcttttaattttaataattgactCACTAAACATTATCAAAcaattaaacatttttttttctcaactaaATTGCTAATGATATTGTAGTTTATATTGCACATCTTGCAAAATAATTTTGtgtgattttaaaatgtaagattttttttttttttgagaataggtagtTTGCTATCTATTATTATATTCATAAAACACATAAACTGAGCCACGGAGCTGAGGCGACTAGACCTCAAGAGCGAAAATGCTACTACGAAACTCGGTTTTCTTCCCAAATCTTCCTTAGCCATCTAATATCTTGCGACAGTTGTCTTGTATCTACTCTCTGCCTGCGGAAGATCCTTTGGTTTCGCTCGAGCCATAGGATCCACCATGTAGCAGCAACTGTTGGTAGCTCCTTCCTCATTATTCACCCCACCTTTGCTCAGGATGTCTACTGAGGATTGTCCATAGTAAGTGTGAGATGTGTCTAGAagaaattatgaataaaaatttaaagaccaaaagctctaataataataataactatacttaaacattttgtgTCGGTAGTTTGGGCTCGACAAGTTATTAGTACTAATGGATTGGGACACTACACAGATTTGACTAAGAACTTCTATAAAGAGATCCATCTCTATTTAATTGCTACATATTTGACTAAGAACTTTTGTAAAGAAATCCACCTCCATTTGATCTAGTCCTATCGATAGTTCCCACTATT encodes:
- the LOC109712287 gene encoding protein UPSTREAM OF FLC-like isoform X2 — its product is MEAPEEEEEEKKKKKKKKKIPVVYYLCRNRRIEHPHFIEVPLSSPEGLYLRDVINRLNLVRGKGMPTMYSWSCKRSYKNGFVWHDLSHDDLVLPANGDEYVLKGSELLDQPSSDRIHPNNGNPKLKNPKQPPQQESPKFSRSKEAPFASSSPPTVVVRESNPPPSPQEDEKEEEEEEEEVSSQEYVSSGSAEYRVYRPIGSSDAATQTDDENKKSDHHDKENENLTTVVSTDNGSTTLDSINNHARLSNGSRSETLESLLRADARNKNIFRRLKEEEVLIPTGPKMKPGNILMQLITCGSFTVKDHESYGIVSNYQPSFSHMKFQSSVFARSSMLGELDCLSKDPRLMGLKLEDKEYFSGSLIETKKHREDIGERMPVLKRSSSYNAERKCKLESRRHGEEIEDTSVTRCLPRAIKLTPPKQPKNEKITSPISDCPRCSSVGPECDRSSIGESSRSITHAASVHGSSMRLESLKEEKEKLIRIEERLMSGARVIIQSRIPCDDSADGSDT
- the LOC109712777 gene encoding probable prolyl 4-hydroxylase 7, which translates into the protein MGFKLSLLPSIFLFLLFFSLPPTPLRLKLFEGIGVNLVIGIGERRDNNVIDPRSITQLSWQPRIFLYEGFLSDEECDHLISLSKGKLKKSTVIEGYGGESKLSTARTSWDMFLKPGQMALVLFLIANMVVIG
- the LOC109712287 gene encoding protein UPSTREAM OF FLC-like isoform X1 — protein: MEAPEEEEEEKKKKKKKKKIPVVYYLCRNRRIEHPHFIEVPLSSPEGLYLRDVINRLNLVRGKGMPTMYSWSCKRSYKNGFVWHDLSHDDLVLPANGDEYVLKGSELLDQPSSDRIHPNNGNPKLKNPKQPPQQESPKFSRSKEAPFASSSPPTVVVRESNPPPSPQEDEKEEEEEEEEVSSQEYVSSGSAEYRVYRPIGSSDAATQTDDENKKSDHHDKENENLTTVVSTDNGSTTLDSINNHARLSNGSRSETLESLLRADARNKNIFRRLKEEEVLIPTGPKMKPGNILMQLITCGSFTVKDHESYGIVSNYQPSFSHMKFQSSVFARSSMLGELDCLSKDPRLMGLKLEDKEYFSGSLIETKKHREDIGERMPVLKRSSSYNAERKCRKCKLESRRHGEEIEDTSVTRCLPRAIKLTPPKQPKNEKITSPISDCPRCSSVGPECDRSSIGESSRSITHAASVHGSSMRLESLKEEKEKLIRIEERLMSGARVIIQSRIPCDDSADGSDT